The proteins below come from a single Gimesia alba genomic window:
- a CDS encoding outer membrane lipoprotein-sorting protein → MNASYKIKVFLLSSGLFFLSAIASAPAQKPTAKEKHEQKKVVQSLLQGMQQQRSLLKSGEFKADAVVTDFATPLRIELKADCFFSQQFKKFRFDQDVKQITPHPKKKGEKRTLHSRSIYVKTPEYSIHTEGNNTGVRINDPDYKPYGYFSPFDIRVIGLINDSELLYGMSRSGSRWFLPGVLQMYQSYELERITRHSEGVYEVTWFFGKSNEFKLVLWIDELHGFTPTKYSVYRKTGTPKRFDSKPAIKSEITWKEIESVWVPVAFNTDSQFNHQRLEMKFEWLKINQPIPATVFTVDGMELPKGRRIEDNGAPGIIETSVIDHRGGTKKLIRGGTFIPDKKLE, encoded by the coding sequence ATGAATGCGTCTTACAAAATCAAAGTATTTCTACTCAGCAGTGGTCTGTTTTTCTTGTCAGCAATCGCATCGGCTCCCGCACAAAAACCGACTGCGAAGGAAAAACATGAGCAGAAGAAGGTAGTGCAATCTCTGCTGCAGGGAATGCAACAGCAGCGGTCACTCCTGAAATCAGGCGAATTCAAAGCCGACGCTGTCGTGACGGATTTCGCCACGCCGCTACGTATTGAGCTGAAAGCGGATTGTTTCTTTTCCCAGCAATTCAAAAAGTTTCGGTTCGACCAGGATGTCAAACAGATCACCCCTCATCCAAAAAAGAAGGGTGAAAAACGAACATTGCATTCTCGATCAATCTACGTCAAAACGCCGGAGTACAGCATTCATACGGAAGGGAATAACACCGGCGTCAGGATCAACGATCCGGATTACAAGCCGTATGGCTATTTTTCACCGTTCGATATCCGCGTGATCGGCCTGATCAACGACTCCGAGCTTTTGTATGGCATGTCGCGCTCAGGCAGTCGATGGTTCCTGCCAGGAGTACTACAGATGTATCAATCTTACGAATTGGAACGCATTACCCGGCATAGTGAAGGCGTGTACGAGGTCACCTGGTTCTTCGGAAAGTCAAACGAATTTAAGCTCGTGCTCTGGATTGACGAGCTTCACGGATTTACTCCCACGAAATATTCTGTTTATCGCAAAACGGGCACGCCTAAACGATTTGACTCAAAACCCGCCATCAAGAGTGAAATCACCTGGAAAGAAATCGAATCCGTCTGGGTTCCCGTCGCTTTCAATACAGACAGTCAGTTCAATCATCAGCGGCTCGAAATGAAATTCGAATGGCTTAAGATCAATCAGCCGATTCCCGCTACGGTTTTCACCGTTGATGGAATGGAATTACCGAAGGGACGTCGAATTGAAGATAACGGTGCCCCCGGTATTATTGAAACATCGGTCATCGATCACCGGGGCGGTACAAAAAAACTGATCCGCGGCGGCACGTTTATACCCGATAAAAAGCTCGAATGA
- a CDS encoding CHAP domain-containing protein — protein sequence MFRYGTLLASFMLIAATWGMNDVAWAQSIQVRFSPLSKTSSIQPADFLYHIRTDSITPEARRKQLDQEKKSYGPILDSGKCVRKQGPATEQDCVGLVTEWLYWGGDLSARNRIAELRGGGADQFYQNFLKRFCTKQSGESASRKGDIVAFLKDYPNGTSKCLHVALVTDGGKILSKDADGSVFLISGGNDSLKVPFKGFNFEYWRPKEKLRAEMLYDFQGREKSKAKPILAGWQPVNAKRVKGRYYLPEELAQVMKLFSKPDTLEFIANKNGSDFVVNDKSFVDQIQGVFDVLKKANPQKGQSDDNMTINQMKLTISGSRNEWKVTGNVNVTYTTVEKGKKKEKTEDYPIKAVAKPHQK from the coding sequence ATGTTTCGTTACGGTACTCTACTTGCCAGCTTCATGCTCATTGCAGCGACGTGGGGAATGAACGACGTGGCGTGGGCTCAATCCATTCAGGTCCGTTTCTCGCCGCTTTCAAAAACGTCCAGCATCCAACCTGCTGACTTCTTGTATCACATTCGTACCGATTCCATCACCCCCGAAGCCAGACGCAAACAACTGGACCAGGAAAAAAAGAGCTATGGTCCCATCCTTGACTCTGGAAAATGCGTCCGCAAGCAGGGCCCCGCGACCGAACAGGACTGCGTCGGTCTGGTCACCGAATGGTTATACTGGGGTGGCGATCTGTCAGCACGAAACCGCATCGCCGAACTGCGCGGCGGGGGAGCGGATCAGTTTTACCAAAACTTTCTGAAGCGGTTTTGCACAAAACAGAGTGGCGAATCTGCAAGCCGAAAAGGTGATATCGTCGCCTTCCTGAAAGATTATCCCAATGGCACAAGCAAATGTTTGCACGTGGCGTTGGTTACCGACGGCGGCAAGATCCTCTCGAAAGATGCAGACGGCAGCGTGTTTCTGATTTCGGGCGGCAACGATTCACTCAAGGTCCCCTTCAAAGGTTTCAATTTCGAATATTGGCGGCCGAAAGAGAAACTCCGCGCGGAGATGCTGTACGACTTCCAAGGCAGGGAGAAATCCAAAGCAAAACCGATACTGGCAGGTTGGCAGCCCGTGAATGCGAAACGCGTGAAAGGACGCTATTATCTACCAGAAGAACTCGCTCAGGTCATGAAACTATTTTCGAAACCGGATACGTTAGAATTCATCGCAAACAAAAACGGTTCCGACTTTGTCGTTAACGACAAAAGTTTCGTCGACCAGATTCAGGGAGTCTTCGATGTCCTCAAAAAAGCAAATCCCCAAAAGGGTCAATCAGACGATAACATGACGATCAACCAGATGAAACTCACGATCAGTGGTTCCCGGAACGAGTGGAAGGTCACAGGTAATGTCAACGTGACTTACACCACTGTCGAGAAGGGTAAGAAAAAAGAAAAGACAGAAGATTACCCGATAAAAGCAGTTGCCAAACCACACCAGAAATAA